Proteins from one Methanobrevibacter thaueri genomic window:
- a CDS encoding DNA-binding protein — MSDLDEIRQRRMAELQAQQAAAQNQAQQQAMAQAQQQEAQAQFEAQKKQILGQIMTPEARQRLANLKLTKPELVNQIEIQLIQSAQAGSLRGKVTDDQLKVLLRQIAGQKREIKITRK; from the coding sequence ATGAGCGATTTAGATGAAATTCGTCAAAGAAGAATGGCTGAATTGCAAGCTCAACAAGCTGCTGCACAAAACCAAGCTCAACAACAAGCTATGGCGCAAGCTCAACAGCAAGAAGCTCAAGCACAATTCGAAGCTCAGAAAAAACAAATCTTAGGTCAGATTATGACTCCCGAAGCTCGTCAAAGATTGGCTAATTTGAAGTTGACAAAACCTGAATTGGTTAATCAGATTGAAATCCAATTGATTCAATCCGCACAAGCTGGAAGCCTAAGAGGAAAAGTAACTGACGATCAATTAAAAGTCTTGTTAAGACAAATTGCTGGTCAGAAAAGAGAAATTAAAATTACAAGGAAATAA
- a CDS encoding 30S ribosomal protein S19e, translating into MTTVFDVPADLLIEKVAEEFKNNDKIESPVWSNFVRTGVHKERKPENPDWWFVRAASIIRRVYIDGPVGVESLRTFYGGKKDRGVRPEKFMKGSGSIIRTALHQLEDAGYVEKVEGGRVVTPQGRSFLDKISGEIIKDIPELEKY; encoded by the coding sequence ATGACTACTGTATTTGATGTACCTGCAGATTTATTAATTGAAAAAGTCGCAGAAGAATTTAAAAATAACGATAAAATCGAATCTCCTGTATGGTCCAATTTTGTTAGAACTGGTGTTCACAAAGAAAGAAAACCAGAAAATCCTGATTGGTGGTTTGTAAGAGCTGCTTCAATTATCAGAAGAGTTTACATTGACGGACCTGTTGGTGTTGAAAGTTTAAGAACCTTTTACGGTGGTAAAAAAGACCGTGGAGTACGCCCTGAAAAATTCATGAAAGGTAGCGGATCCATTATCAGAACTGCACTCCACCAACTTGAAGACGCAGGATATGTAGAGAAAGTTGAAGGCGGAAGAGTTGTTACTCCTCAAGGAAGATCCTTTTTAGATAAAATTTCTGGAGAAATAATTAAAGACATTCCTGAACTTGAAAAATATTAA
- a CDS encoding YhbY family RNA-binding protein has protein sequence MSHEKKEMMNRALNAMTINIGKSGVNDNVIEEIKRQLKANEIVKLKFAKNIARDKDKYIDEIVSKTRAKLIDVRGHVAVIYKKKP, from the coding sequence ATGAGTCACGAAAAGAAAGAAATGATGAATAGAGCTCTTAATGCGATGACAATTAACATTGGCAAGTCAGGCGTTAACGATAATGTAATCGAAGAAATCAAACGCCAATTGAAAGCTAATGAAATCGTTAAACTTAAATTTGCAAAAAATATCGCTAGAGATAAAGATAAATACATCGACGAAATAGTCTCTAAAACAAGAGCAAAGCTCATTGACGTTAGAGGACACGTTGCTGTTATTTACAAGAAAAAGCCTTAA
- a CDS encoding ribonuclease P protein component 4, which translates to MTRGKRPKWMIDIAIERMNILFNRAEMEFITHPERSNRYVELALKLSTKYNTPVPEEWSRRYCRNCKSFLRPGRNSTVRLVDESVNIFCGECGHVMKIPYKKEKKFKRRAKYESRKERNDE; encoded by the coding sequence TTGACTAGAGGAAAACGACCGAAGTGGATGATTGATATAGCGATTGAAAGAATGAATATTCTTTTTAATCGGGCTGAGATGGAATTCATCACCCATCCGGAAAGATCCAATCGCTACGTGGAACTAGCACTTAAATTGTCCACCAAATACAATACCCCTGTACCTGAAGAATGGTCCCGAAGGTATTGTAGGAATTGCAAGAGTTTCCTCAGGCCTGGTCGCAATAGCACCGTCCGGCTAGTTGACGAATCGGTCAACATTTTTTGTGGTGAATGCGGTCATGTAATGAAAATTCCTTACAAAAAGGAAAAGAAGTTTAAAAGGAGAGCTAAATATGAGTCACGAAAAGAAAGAAATGATGAATAG
- a CDS encoding adenylate kinase family protein, producing MTAIFITGTPCTGKTTLASKLNGHLIKINDIAIEHDFVLGIDEDKGYKVIDIEKLNAHIGKIIDNCDETLIFEGHLSHLCDGADKVIVLRVNPEILEKRLEARQYSQSKIRENLEAEALGVCSAEAYEKYQDDVYELDVSDLTIDEAVDLIGNVISDGGNYPVGSVDYMDWLMQ from the coding sequence ATGACAGCTATTTTTATAACCGGCACTCCATGCACCGGAAAGACAACTCTTGCAAGCAAATTGAATGGGCATCTGATTAAAATAAATGATATTGCCATTGAACATGATTTTGTCCTGGGCATCGATGAGGATAAGGGATATAAGGTCATTGACATTGAGAAATTGAACGCCCATATAGGTAAGATAATCGACAATTGCGACGAGACACTTATTTTTGAGGGGCACCTGTCACATCTCTGCGATGGCGCCGACAAGGTGATTGTGCTGAGGGTGAATCCGGAGATTCTGGAAAAGAGACTAGAGGCAAGGCAATATTCACAATCAAAAATCAGGGAAAATCTTGAGGCCGAAGCGCTTGGCGTGTGTTCAGCTGAGGCATATGAAAAATATCAGGACGATGTCTATGAGCTGGACGTCAGCGACTTGACAATAGACGAGGCGGTTGATTTGATTGGTAATGTAATCTCTGACGGCGGCAATTATCCGGTGGGTTCGGTTGACTATATGGATTGGTTAATGCAATAG
- a CDS encoding OBG GTPase family GTP-binding protein, producing MGIEEKIKDIEEEIQKTPYNKATSHHIGKLKAKLSKLKEESLQRSSGGSKGQGFHVKKSGDATVVLVGFPSVGKSTLLNNITNAESKVGAYQFTTLDIVPGVMEHKNAKIQIFDIPGIITGASSGKGRGKEILSVARTADLILVVLDTFNPQHIDVILKELRAIGIRPNERPPDVTVKRKKLGGVKVSSTCKLTHLDEKTIRSILNEYGYINADVLFRDDVTMDQFIDVLDRNKSYVPMLILLNKVDLVDEAYIEELKKYIPEFIPISADKNTNIDELKDIIFDNLDLVRVYLKPQGRKADMEDPLVIKKGSTVIDACGKLHREFVKNFRHAKVWGTSVKFPGQKVGPDHVLEDEDVLRVILKK from the coding sequence ATGGGTATTGAAGAAAAGATTAAAGATATTGAGGAAGAAATTCAAAAAACACCTTACAATAAAGCAACTTCCCACCATATTGGAAAATTAAAGGCCAAATTATCCAAATTGAAAGAAGAGTCTTTGCAAAGAAGCAGCGGTGGGTCCAAGGGACAAGGTTTCCACGTCAAAAAGTCCGGTGATGCTACTGTAGTATTGGTTGGTTTCCCATCTGTTGGAAAATCCACATTGTTGAACAACATCACCAACGCTGAAAGTAAGGTGGGCGCTTATCAGTTCACAACTTTGGATATAGTTCCGGGTGTTATGGAGCATAAGAATGCAAAAATCCAGATTTTCGACATTCCTGGAATCATCACAGGCGCAAGCAGCGGTAAGGGAAGAGGTAAGGAAATTCTATCCGTAGCTAGAACCGCAGATTTGATTCTTGTCGTGCTGGACACATTCAATCCACAGCATATTGATGTTATTTTAAAAGAATTGAGGGCAATTGGTATCAGGCCAAACGAAAGGCCTCCTGATGTCACTGTAAAAAGGAAAAAGCTCGGTGGTGTCAAGGTATCCTCAACCTGCAAGCTGACCCATTTGGATGAAAAGACAATCCGTTCAATTCTAAACGAGTACGGATACATCAATGCCGATGTGCTCTTTAGGGACGATGTCACCATGGACCAGTTCATTGACGTGTTGGACCGCAACAAGTCATATGTTCCAATGTTGATCCTATTGAATAAGGTTGATCTCGTCGATGAGGCATACATTGAGGAGTTAAAGAAATACATTCCCGAATTCATCCCGATTTCAGCGGACAAGAACACCAACATCGATGAATTGAAGGACATCATATTTGATAATCTGGACCTTGTCAGGGTCTACCTGAAGCCGCAAGGGCGCAAGGCTGACATGGAGGATCCTCTGGTTATCAAGAAAGGCTCAACAGTAATCGATGCATGTGGCAAGCTTCACCGTGAATTCGTTAAGAACTTCCGCCATGCGAAGGTATGGGGGACATCCGTAAAGTTCCCTGGCCAGAAGGTGGGTCCGGACCATGTCCTTGAGGATGAGGATGTATTAAGGGTAATCCTGAAGAAATAA
- a CDS encoding Cna B-type domain-containing protein, translated as MKKITLIFAFLILLVVSVSIVTADTNDSDIISSDDSQDDQISQADDLDKVSTDDDKDKVSSSDDKDKLKEDQGFSVKKVWNDNNDSKNKRPDSIKFKIKLNGNYWGDEKELNKSQDWKTTIQSKFSANDEIEIVEVEVPGYTSKVSGNPETGFTITNTLDDQDNETSADDGDDSPDDGDDDSSDKDSQITTKITTKTTTKTTTTKHPDKKQPDKKKDKNKTGNPVLLGVLAISVAGLAYQLRRKE; from the coding sequence ATGAAAAAGATAACATTAATTTTTGCATTCCTGATTCTGTTGGTTGTGTCTGTTTCCATCGTAACCGCAGATACTAATGATTCAGATATCATATCCTCCGATGATAGTCAGGATGACCAAATTTCACAGGCTGATGATTTGGATAAGGTTTCAACAGATGATGACAAGGACAAGGTATCTAGTAGTGATGATAAAGACAAGTTAAAAGAGGACCAGGGATTCTCAGTTAAGAAAGTATGGAATGACAATAACGACTCTAAAAACAAAAGGCCAGATTCAATCAAATTCAAAATAAAACTCAATGGTAATTATTGGGGCGATGAAAAGGAATTAAACAAATCTCAAGATTGGAAAACTACCATCCAATCAAAGTTTTCAGCTAATGATGAAATTGAAATTGTTGAAGTGGAAGTTCCAGGTTATACCTCCAAAGTATCTGGAAATCCTGAAACAGGTTTCACAATCACCAACACCCTAGATGATCAGGATAATGAAACATCCGCTGATGATGGTGATGATTCACCCGATGATGGTGATGATGACTCATCAGACAAGGATTCACAAATAACAACCAAGATAACAACCAAGACAACAACTAAAACAACCACCACTAAACACCCTGATAAAAAACAACCTGACAAAAAGAAAGACAAAAATAAAACTGGTAATCCAGTCTTATTAGGTGTTCTTGCAATTTCTGTTGCAGGTTTAGCTTATCAATTACGTAGAAAAGAATAG
- a CDS encoding STT3 domain-containing protein, whose product MNRETLLTVGKGIIIILILLAVVFALKAPAADLNMLDDSIKSEYVDSSGLPYFSEMDSYYNYRLTNDYVDHGYVGDEIVNGSEWDMHRLAPTGNQINYELGIVWLTSWLHDVANSFLGGNYSVKEVAFWTGAIISTLAVIPAFIFARRLTNDYGAIVATLLIVLAPNYFAHTFPGFFDTDMFYYIFSIFFIFFFVESIRSNNWIWKIVFAILSIASIGLFSQQWTGYIFYVALMGLFAVLYLIATFIFNVGDDRNDYPNVIQWLIHQKAFLSIVALGIVGFMGLAVFQGVDGVLGIFGRVLNLLNLQSASVVVGGFPNVLISVAEMQTPSMLGAGMTSLFLANTNGAVNGIGGILVLFAALVVLYILVSRAWKFRSADMAVDDSKPQKGQRLSAAKKLDNDRKFQFSMADLKFGGDNPILADKRLTVLYATLFVVWVVITALAATRGSRFITTLVLPFAFLTGIFVGFACDYIKSRLDNDKWIVVAVIFCAVFAAVPLATINNVLGAVLFVVIVAVGLASVYLLKDNSADKKHVPIKKYVLIVALVLALVTPSICGAYQTSEQVVPGTSDSMWNAMKWINETQPEDTVVTSWWDFGYLFEVAADRQVTFDGGSQSGERAFWLGQAMTTDNLELSAGIFRMLNTKGTLADEYLTTNVTGSTGNTTAILIDILPRTADDAQKVLTTKYGLSAAEANQTIEYTHPSNPRPVTFVASSDMLSKAGWWSFFGAWNFENQSSENYNYYVPYDQVTVKSGESGKLQLLEDQGMTVNAVIERGSGNNTTTAHVESVYTDSGEPIKVNGSEYNPLKASRLILIEDGYIMKNESIKGADDGNYTLFIMGDKDQYTPLLMSNELENSMFTRLYLLGGANQDIFEPVHAENGVMLFNVNFNNTKAGS is encoded by the coding sequence ATGAATAGAGAAACGTTATTGACAGTGGGTAAAGGAATTATCATAATTTTAATTCTTTTAGCTGTTGTTTTCGCATTAAAAGCTCCTGCAGCTGATTTGAATATGCTCGATGACAGCATCAAGTCCGAGTATGTTGACTCATCTGGTCTTCCTTATTTCAGTGAAATGGATTCATACTATAACTATAGGCTGACCAATGATTATGTCGATCACGGCTATGTGGGAGATGAAATTGTAAATGGTAGTGAATGGGATATGCATAGGCTAGCTCCGACAGGAAACCAGATTAATTATGAGCTAGGTATTGTATGGCTGACTTCCTGGTTGCATGACGTTGCAAACAGTTTCCTTGGAGGAAATTATTCAGTTAAGGAAGTTGCATTTTGGACTGGAGCCATTATATCTACATTGGCAGTAATCCCAGCATTCATATTTGCTAGAAGACTTACTAATGATTATGGGGCGATTGTAGCAACATTGCTTATTGTGCTAGCTCCGAATTACTTTGCACACACATTCCCAGGATTTTTCGATACAGATATGTTCTATTACATATTCTCGATATTCTTCATATTCTTCTTTGTTGAGTCAATCAGAAGCAATAACTGGATATGGAAAATTGTCTTTGCAATCTTGTCCATCGCATCAATAGGATTGTTCTCACAACAATGGACTGGTTACATCTTTTATGTAGCTTTAATGGGACTGTTTGCTGTGCTATACTTAATCGCAACATTTATTTTCAATGTTGGCGATGATAGAAATGATTATCCGAATGTTATTCAATGGCTAATCCATCAAAAGGCATTTTTATCAATTGTGGCCTTGGGTATAGTCGGATTTATGGGTCTTGCTGTCTTCCAAGGTGTTGACGGTGTGCTCGGAATCTTTGGCCGTGTACTCAACTTATTGAACTTGCAATCTGCTTCAGTAGTTGTTGGCGGATTCCCTAACGTACTTATTTCCGTTGCAGAGATGCAAACACCATCAATGCTTGGTGCAGGAATGACTTCATTGTTCTTGGCTAACACCAATGGTGCTGTTAACGGTATAGGTGGTATCCTGGTACTGTTCGCAGCGTTAGTTGTATTATATATCTTAGTATCAAGAGCATGGAAATTCAGAAGTGCTGATATGGCAGTCGATGATTCCAAACCTCAAAAAGGTCAAAGGTTATCCGCTGCTAAAAAGTTAGACAATGACCGCAAATTCCAATTTTCCATGGCTGACTTGAAATTTGGTGGAGATAATCCGATTTTAGCCGACAAACGTTTGACTGTATTATATGCAACTTTATTTGTTGTATGGGTAGTAATTACCGCTCTTGCTGCAACCCGTGGTTCAAGGTTCATTACCACTCTCGTATTGCCATTTGCGTTCCTTACAGGTATTTTCGTTGGATTCGCATGTGATTATATCAAATCCAGATTGGATAATGACAAATGGATAGTTGTTGCAGTGATATTCTGTGCAGTATTTGCTGCTGTGCCATTGGCTACAATCAACAATGTTTTAGGTGCGGTTCTATTCGTTGTAATTGTTGCAGTTGGTTTGGCTTCAGTTTACCTTCTTAAAGATAATTCCGCTGACAAAAAACATGTTCCAATCAAAAAATATGTTTTAATCGTTGCTTTGGTCCTTGCACTTGTAACTCCAAGTATTTGTGGAGCTTACCAAACTTCCGAACAGGTAGTTCCAGGTACCAGCGATTCAATGTGGAACGCTATGAAATGGATTAATGAAACCCAACCTGAAGACACAGTAGTCACATCCTGGTGGGACTTCGGTTACCTCTTCGAGGTTGCGGCCGACAGGCAAGTAACATTCGACGGAGGTTCTCAGTCAGGGGAACGTGCTTTCTGGCTGGGTCAGGCGATGACAACAGACAATCTGGAATTGTCTGCAGGTATATTTAGAATGCTGAACACTAAAGGTACCTTGGCTGATGAATATTTAACAACAAATGTAACAGGTTCAACAGGTAACACTACCGCCATTCTCATTGACATTTTACCTAGAACCGCTGATGATGCTCAAAAAGTGCTTACAACTAAATATGGATTGTCTGCTGCAGAAGCTAATCAGACAATCGAGTACACTCACCCAAGCAACCCAAGACCTGTAACCTTCGTTGCTTCCAGCGATATGTTAAGCAAAGCGGGCTGGTGGAGTTTCTTCGGAGCATGGAACTTTGAGAATCAATCTTCCGAAAATTACAATTACTACGTGCCATATGATCAGGTAACAGTTAAGTCAGGCGAAAGCGGCAAGCTTCAATTGTTAGAGGATCAAGGTATGACTGTTAATGCTGTAATTGAAAGAGGAAGTGGTAACAATACCACAACCGCGCATGTGGAATCTGTTTACACTGACAGTGGTGAACCAATCAAGGTCAACGGTAGTGAATACAACCCATTGAAGGCATCCAGATTAATATTAATTGAAGATGGATACATCATGAAAAACGAGTCCATCAAGGGTGCGGACGATGGTAACTATACCCTGTTCATTATGGGCGACAAAGATCAGTACACTCCACTTCTCATGAGTAATGAACTTGAAAATTCAATGTTCACAAGGCTATACCTGTTAGGTGGAGCAAATCAGGACATCTTCGAGCCTGTACATGCTGAGAATGGTGTAATGCTGTTCAATGTAAACTTTAATAATACCAAAGCCGGTAGTTAG
- the topA gene encoding DNA topoisomerase I, which translates to MHEVIVCEKPTSAEKIAKALSPSAKKKVYNKKVKYWELKKDSKDITVVSAVGHLYSLTPDNPKDRVYFDLHWAPAYEVNKKGSGFTKDYVRAIKKLGKNADSYVHACDYDTEGTLIGYNALKYACGQDNLSKISRMKFSTLTKKDLLEAYDNRIDLDMNQVDTGIARHVLDYYFGVNISKALMKSVSSAKHRFLKLSAGRVQTPTLSILVERENEIKDFVPEPYWLIKALVEGRTEDGVEDHIEVDHVDGKIFDKARAEEIMTKCQGKDAKVHKISLSNSKTQPPVPFNLGGLQSEAYNVFGFSPKKTQVIAQNLYTSGYTSYPRTSSQKLPESLGFKEIFSQLSHDGEFKKHISQLPSKLRPNNGKKEDAAHPAIHPTGILPQGLSRDDKKIYDLIVYRFISVFFEAAKFETMSTTLDIEGEKFRFRRRRVTHKGWMEHYPYRNIDNEEFPDIKEGDILKVLKLLADEKETKPPARYNQASLIKELEKRELGTKATRADIIDKLYDRKYITGDKQIEVNQLGTNMIDTLSTYCNDLTSEELTRAFENKLEGIDNNTSTRSEVIEEGKKEVKIILGDITKNSKEIGTKLYESYQESNIVGTCPTCGGNLVKRYSFKTKASFVGCSNYPDCTTIYSIPKGTNFLKKKCEKCGLPIISFGKPRQRACLDPNCGKDTTKPHQPEKVGECPECGKQLLKRSGRYGDFIGCSGFPKCRFTCSVEELEQKLK; encoded by the coding sequence ATGCATGAAGTAATAGTTTGCGAAAAACCAACATCTGCGGAAAAGATTGCAAAAGCGCTTTCACCAAGCGCCAAAAAGAAAGTATACAATAAGAAAGTTAAATATTGGGAACTCAAGAAGGATTCAAAGGATATCACTGTCGTATCCGCTGTGGGACACCTATATTCATTGACACCGGACAACCCTAAGGACAGGGTCTATTTCGACCTTCACTGGGCACCGGCATATGAGGTGAACAAGAAGGGCAGCGGATTTACAAAGGATTATGTCAGGGCAATCAAGAAGCTGGGCAAGAACGCCGATTCATATGTTCATGCCTGCGATTATGATACCGAAGGGACATTAATCGGCTACAATGCATTGAAATATGCATGCGGTCAGGATAATCTCAGTAAAATCTCAAGAATGAAGTTCTCCACATTGACAAAAAAGGATTTGCTTGAGGCATATGACAACAGAATTGATTTGGACATGAACCAGGTCGATACTGGTATTGCAAGGCACGTTCTAGACTATTATTTTGGCGTAAATATCTCAAAAGCTTTAATGAAATCTGTAAGCAGCGCAAAACACAGATTCTTAAAATTATCCGCAGGACGTGTGCAGACTCCTACACTATCCATTCTCGTTGAAAGGGAAAACGAAATAAAGGATTTCGTTCCCGAACCGTATTGGCTCATCAAGGCATTGGTTGAAGGCAGGACCGAAGACGGCGTTGAGGACCACATTGAAGTGGACCACGTCGACGGCAAGATATTCGACAAGGCCCGTGCCGAGGAAATCATGACCAAGTGCCAAGGCAAGGACGCCAAGGTTCACAAGATTTCCCTGTCAAACTCCAAAACACAACCTCCGGTTCCGTTTAACCTGGGAGGACTTCAGTCTGAGGCTTATAACGTTTTTGGATTTTCTCCTAAAAAGACACAGGTCATAGCCCAAAACCTATATACTTCAGGTTACACTTCATATCCGCGTACCTCATCACAAAAATTGCCTGAAAGCTTAGGTTTCAAGGAGATCTTTTCACAATTGTCACATGACGGAGAGTTTAAAAAGCACATTTCACAATTGCCGTCTAAACTAAGGCCAAACAACGGTAAGAAAGAGGATGCGGCTCACCCTGCAATTCACCCTACAGGAATATTGCCTCAAGGCCTATCCAGAGACGACAAGAAAATCTATGACTTGATTGTCTACAGGTTCATTTCAGTTTTCTTTGAGGCGGCCAAGTTCGAGACAATGAGCACAACCCTGGACATTGAGGGCGAAAAGTTCCGCTTCAGAAGGAGACGGGTCACCCATAAGGGCTGGATGGAGCACTATCCTTATAGGAATATTGACAATGAGGAATTCCCTGACATCAAGGAAGGCGACATCCTGAAGGTCTTAAAGCTTCTTGCCGATGAGAAGGAAACCAAACCTCCTGCAAGGTATAACCAGGCATCCCTAATCAAGGAGCTTGAAAAGAGGGAGTTAGGTACAAAGGCCACACGTGCGGACATCATAGACAAGCTTTATGACAGAAAGTACATCACAGGCGACAAGCAGATTGAAGTAAACCAGCTGGGAACCAACATGATTGACACACTGTCCACCTACTGTAATGACCTTACTTCAGAGGAACTCACAAGGGCCTTTGAAAACAAGCTTGAGGGCATTGACAACAACACCTCCACACGTTCAGAGGTAATTGAAGAGGGTAAGAAAGAGGTTAAGATCATTTTGGGTGACATCACCAAGAATTCCAAGGAGATCGGAACCAAACTATATGAATCCTATCAGGAAAGCAACATTGTCGGCACCTGTCCGACATGTGGAGGAAATCTGGTTAAAAGGTACTCTTTTAAGACCAAGGCGTCATTTGTCGGATGTTCCAATTATCCGGATTGCACAACCATTTACTCCATTCCTAAGGGAACCAATTTCCTTAAGAAAAAATGTGAGAAGTGCGGTCTGCCAATCATTTCATTCGGAAAGCCTAGACAAAGGGCATGTCTTGACCCTAACTGCGGAAAGGACACCACAAAACCTCATCAGCCTGAAAAAGTTGGTGAATGTCCTGAATGTGGAAAACAATTGCTTAAGCGTTCCGGACGTTATGGAGATTTCATTGGTTGCAGCGGTTTTCCAAAATGCCGTTTCACTTGCTCAGTTGAAGAGCTCGAGCAAAAACTAAAATGA
- a CDS encoding glycosyltransferase family 2 protein, which translates to MNDKISIILPIFNVGDHLRGGIDSLVNQTIGNENLEIIMVNDCSTDGSDKIIDEYAEKYDCCIAIHHEKNSGAAYTPRNTGIEASTGDYIMFLDPDDRYTLDSCETLYRAVKANNAQVAFGRFRRIFEYGGTVQKSYSPYMDSLEQAYPDETFETENFINVPDFIWDNVLESIIYGKTIEGTYPRNSPLDTIHVDSIEQEPDILKMHPSVWSKIYRRDLIMDNDIRFQPYVSGDDMAFALETLLKADGIVFLNNFMCYDYYIRDLPSDKSITNNVNVRLLDELMESYIYCRKCTEGYSKEIKNISVNPHLLHWMYTWKNSPFTKEENKLLLSKVNKLKKIHKTDTKTKWLLSSMTTAIETKIYTSKE; encoded by the coding sequence ATGAATGATAAAATTAGTATTATTTTGCCAATTTTTAATGTTGGAGACCACCTGAGAGGTGGAATAGATTCATTGGTCAACCAAACCATAGGAAATGAAAATCTAGAGATAATAATGGTAAATGACTGTTCAACAGACGGATCTGATAAAATCATAGATGAGTACGCCGAGAAATATGACTGCTGCATAGCTATTCATCATGAAAAAAACAGCGGTGCGGCTTACACTCCCCGCAATACAGGTATTGAAGCATCCACTGGGGACTACATAATGTTTCTGGACCCTGACGACAGGTACACACTTGATTCATGTGAGACATTGTACAGGGCAGTTAAGGCAAATAATGCGCAAGTGGCTTTCGGACGTTTCAGAAGAATATTCGAATACGGAGGAACTGTCCAGAAATCATACTCTCCATACATGGACAGCCTGGAGCAGGCCTATCCGGATGAGACCTTTGAAACCGAAAACTTCATCAATGTTCCGGATTTCATTTGGGACAATGTCCTTGAAAGCATTATTTACGGCAAGACCATCGAAGGGACCTATCCCCGCAACAGTCCGCTGGACACAATTCACGTTGACAGCATCGAACAGGAACCTGACATCTTAAAGATGCACCCTTCAGTGTGGAGTAAAATATATAGAAGGGACCTTATCATGGATAACGACATTCGTTTCCAGCCATACGTTTCAGGCGACGACATGGCATTTGCCCTGGAAACCCTCCTGAAGGCTGACGGAATCGTGTTCCTGAACAATTTCATGTGCTATGACTATTATATACGCGATCTTCCAAGCGACAAGTCAATCACAAATAATGTGAATGTGCGCCTTTTGGATGAGCTGATGGAATCCTATATTTACTGCAGGAAATGCACAGAAGGATATTCCAAGGAAATTAAAAACATCAGCGTCAATCCGCACCTCCTCCATTGGATGTACACATGGAAAAACTCACCATTCACCAAGGAAGAAAATAAATTGCTGCTGAGCAAGGTCAACAAGCTTAAGAAAATACATAAAACAGATACAAAAACCAAATGGCTGCTCTCATCAATGACAACCGCAATAGAAACTAAAATCTACACTTCAAAAGAGTGA